A window of the Chloroflexi bacterium ADurb.Bin180 genome harbors these coding sequences:
- the cooS1 gene encoding Carbon monoxide dehydrogenase 1, whose protein sequence is MTDACRLSKDPAIQKLLSIAAEDGVELAWDRLEAQQPQCGFGKLGLCCRVCHQGPCRVDPFGEGPQRGVCGADAETIIARNFARMSAAGAAAHSDHGRDMALTLLAAAEGHAPNYELRDVRKLLSVAEYLDVPTKDREPIEIAKDVATKALAQFGQQTGELAYVQRAPKKRQEIWRHLGIMPRGIDREIVDVMHRTHIGNDQFYETLLMSAIRVSLGDGWGGSMLSTDITDILFGSPVPLVAKANLGALDETMVNVVVHGHEPILSEMILVAVNDPELIEYAKSKGAAGINLGGLCCTSNETLMRQGVASLGNFLSQELAIVTGAVDLMVVDIQCIMQALGPLTQHYHTKLVTTSPKAHIEGVTHVEFDELRALDIAKQVVRMGIDNYKNRKQTHIPTDIDQMVAGFSHEYINYALGGMYRGSFRPLNDAVASGRLRGAAGVVGCNHAGTCQDETHLYTVRELIKNDVLVVMTGCGAIACAKYGLLSPDAARFAGPGLREICETVGIPPVLHLGSCVDNTRILTVLSQMASEGGLGEDISDLPGAGFAPEWMSEKAISIGCYFAGSGVYTIMGGRSPIAGSKKVTEFLGDGLEARLGGRLEFLPDAQEAVDRALRHIDKKRAALGLPVYDAKRHGQSGDAVTLKVLEKADDEVLNVYSARV, encoded by the coding sequence ATGACCGATGCATGTAGGCTGTCGAAAGATCCCGCCATCCAAAAGCTGCTGTCCATTGCAGCCGAAGATGGAGTCGAACTCGCCTGGGACCGCCTGGAAGCCCAGCAGCCACAGTGCGGGTTCGGCAAGCTTGGCCTGTGCTGCCGCGTGTGCCACCAGGGTCCGTGCCGAGTAGATCCGTTCGGCGAGGGCCCACAGCGGGGCGTGTGCGGAGCGGACGCAGAGACCATCATCGCCCGCAATTTCGCCCGCATGTCGGCCGCCGGAGCAGCCGCTCACTCGGATCATGGCCGAGATATGGCCTTGACCCTGCTGGCAGCGGCCGAAGGGCACGCGCCAAACTATGAGCTGCGCGACGTGCGCAAATTGCTCTCCGTAGCCGAGTACCTGGATGTGCCCACCAAGGATCGTGAGCCCATAGAGATAGCCAAGGACGTCGCCACCAAAGCACTGGCACAGTTCGGCCAGCAGACTGGCGAGCTGGCCTATGTGCAGCGCGCGCCGAAGAAGCGACAGGAGATTTGGCGTCACCTCGGCATCATGCCGCGCGGCATCGACCGCGAGATTGTTGACGTCATGCACCGGACCCACATCGGGAACGACCAATTCTACGAGACCCTGCTGATGTCAGCGATCCGGGTCTCGCTCGGTGACGGTTGGGGCGGCTCGATGCTGTCCACCGATATCACCGATATCCTGTTTGGCTCGCCCGTCCCGCTGGTAGCCAAGGCCAACCTGGGAGCGTTGGACGAGACCATGGTCAACGTCGTGGTGCACGGTCACGAGCCCATTCTCTCTGAGATGATCCTGGTGGCGGTCAACGATCCAGAGCTCATTGAGTACGCCAAGTCCAAGGGCGCTGCCGGCATCAACCTCGGTGGCCTGTGCTGTACCTCGAATGAGACGTTGATGCGCCAGGGTGTCGCCTCGCTGGGCAACTTCCTGAGCCAGGAGCTGGCCATTGTCACCGGGGCAGTAGACCTGATGGTCGTCGATATTCAGTGCATCATGCAGGCCCTTGGACCGCTAACCCAGCACTACCACACCAAGCTAGTCACAACCTCGCCCAAAGCGCACATCGAAGGCGTGACGCACGTCGAGTTCGACGAACTCCGTGCCCTCGACATCGCCAAGCAGGTGGTGCGCATGGGCATCGATAATTACAAGAACCGCAAACAGACGCACATCCCCACCGACATCGATCAAATGGTAGCGGGCTTTTCGCACGAGTACATCAACTATGCCCTCGGCGGGATGTATCGCGGCTCGTTCAGACCCCTAAATGACGCCGTCGCCAGCGGCCGCCTGCGCGGAGCAGCGGGAGTCGTCGGCTGCAACCACGCCGGAACGTGCCAGGACGAGACCCACCTGTACACAGTGCGGGAGCTGATCAAGAACGACGTGCTGGTGGTGATGACCGGCTGCGGCGCCATCGCCTGCGCCAAGTACGGGCTGCTCTCGCCTGACGCAGCCAGGTTCGCTGGACCGGGCCTGCGCGAGATCTGCGAAACGGTCGGCATTCCGCCCGTCCTCCATCTGGGAAGCTGCGTCGACAATACGCGCATTCTCACCGTGCTCAGCCAGATGGCCAGCGAAGGCGGCCTGGGCGAGGACATCTCGGACCTCCCGGGCGCTGGCTTTGCACCAGAGTGGATGAGCGAGAAGGCCATTTCCATCGGCTGCTACTTTGCCGGCTCTGGCGTCTACACCATCATGGGCGGCCGCTCTCCCATCGCCGGCAGCAAGAAGGTGACCGAGTTCCTGGGCGACGGCCTGGAGGCCAGGCTGGGCGGGAGGCTCGAGTTCCTGCCCGATGCACAGGAGGCAGTGGACCGGGCCCTCAGGCACATTGACAAGAAGCGTGCCGCACTGGGCCTGCCGGTCTATGACGCCAAGCGCCACGGACAGAGCGGCGACGCCGTGACCCTGAAGGTGCTCGAGAAAGCCGACGATGAGGTACTGAACGTCTACAGTGCCAGGGTCTAG
- the hndD gene encoding NADP-reducing hydrogenase subunit HndC yields MGETLVTTTIDGHEARVPVDTTVLEAARSIGVHIPTLCYHPALAPYGACRLCLAEIRRGNRSRIVTSCTFHLREDGLEVLTHSDRVLRNRRIVVELLLARCPGVRLLQELGEELGVRQPRFAARKPEENCILCGLCVRVCEELIGESAISFVGRGPGREVATPFLEPSEACIGCGACAFVCPTHAIDVQDVLQLRKLDKWNASLPRRQCVRCGQYFAPQAELDKLADKLELIKTWLEVCPDCRREIAASDWIVGLKATPSPFQRGK; encoded by the coding sequence ATGGGCGAAACGCTGGTCACCACCACCATCGATGGTCATGAAGCCAGAGTTCCCGTCGACACCACTGTGCTCGAAGCGGCCAGGTCCATCGGGGTTCACATTCCTACCCTCTGCTACCACCCGGCCCTGGCACCCTACGGCGCATGCCGCCTGTGCCTGGCGGAGATCAGGAGGGGCAACCGCAGCCGAATTGTCACCTCCTGCACGTTCCACCTGCGGGAAGACGGACTGGAGGTATTAACGCACTCGGACCGGGTGCTGCGCAACAGGCGCATCGTGGTCGAGCTCTTGCTGGCCAGGTGCCCCGGTGTCAGGCTCCTCCAGGAGCTGGGCGAGGAACTCGGAGTGCGCCAGCCGCGCTTTGCAGCCCGCAAACCAGAGGAGAACTGCATCCTCTGCGGGCTATGCGTGCGGGTGTGCGAGGAGCTGATCGGCGAGAGCGCCATCAGCTTTGTCGGGCGCGGGCCAGGACGCGAGGTGGCCACGCCGTTTCTCGAGCCATCAGAGGCCTGCATCGGCTGCGGAGCCTGCGCCTTTGTCTGCCCCACTCATGCCATCGACGTGCAGGACGTGCTGCAGCTACGCAAGCTCGACAAGTGGAACGCATCGCTGCCGAGACGTCAGTGCGTCCGCTGCGGCCAGTACTTTGCACCGCAGGCTGAACTGGACAAACTGGCTGACAAGCTCGAGCTAATCAAGACCTGGCTGGAAGTCTGCCCGGACTGCCGCCGCGAAATCGCGGCGTCGGATTGGATCGTTGGGCTCAAGGCCACGCCCTCTCCTTTCCAGCGGGGAAAGTAG
- the hndC_1 gene encoding NADP-reducing hydrogenase subunit HndC, with amino-acid sequence MNKLLTASELDQWRQSLLKERDPARPLVAVCSTTGCAASGARAVLDAFQSEMAAAGLDHTVALKATGCHGFCERGPIVVIYPQKVFYQRVKAEDVQEIIATTLRKGEIVSRLLYTDPNSGEAIAHEDDIPFYKRQQRILYANNGRIDPTSIEDYVALGGYSALSKVLTGLSPDTVIDIVKRSGLRGRGGAGFPTGRKWESAHAAHGEPKYVICNADEGDPGAFMDRSLLEANPHSVLEGIIIGAYAVGASTGYIYVRNEYPLAVKHIGLALQQAREAGLLGKNILGSGFDLEIKISRGGGAFVCGESSALMRSVEGRVGEPRDKDIHATESGLWDKPTVLNNVKTWASVPHIINHGAEWYSSIGTEKSKGTMVFSLVGKINNTGLVEVPMGTRLRELINDIGGGVPGGRKFKAVQTGGPSGGCIPEELLDLPVDYEALTEAGSMMGSGGMIVMDDRTCMVDVARYFLDFTRDESCGKCTPCREGVQRMFETLTDICAGQGQEGDIELLEELGHVAQESALCQLGKTAPNPVLSTIRYFRSEYEAHIKEKRCPAGVCRALIHYFVITDKCTGCGVCRRNCPESAIAGEKKQPHAIDPAKCIRCGLCADVCKFGAIGVE; translated from the coding sequence GTGAACAAGCTACTCACCGCCTCCGAACTGGACCAATGGCGACAATCGCTGCTGAAGGAGCGCGACCCGGCACGGCCCCTGGTAGCAGTGTGCAGCACGACAGGCTGCGCTGCCTCCGGCGCCAGAGCGGTCCTGGATGCGTTTCAGAGTGAGATGGCCGCCGCCGGTTTGGACCACACTGTCGCTCTCAAGGCCACCGGATGCCACGGCTTTTGCGAGCGCGGTCCCATCGTCGTCATCTACCCGCAAAAGGTCTTTTACCAGCGGGTGAAGGCAGAGGACGTCCAGGAGATCATCGCTACCACCCTGCGCAAAGGGGAGATCGTCTCCCGGCTCCTGTACACCGACCCGAATAGCGGCGAGGCCATCGCTCACGAGGACGACATCCCGTTCTACAAGCGCCAGCAGCGCATCCTGTACGCCAATAACGGCAGGATCGACCCGACCTCGATCGAAGATTATGTCGCCCTGGGCGGGTACTCGGCCCTGAGCAAGGTGCTCACCGGTTTGTCACCCGATACGGTCATTGACATCGTCAAGCGCTCGGGATTGCGCGGCAGAGGCGGGGCAGGCTTTCCCACCGGACGCAAGTGGGAGTCGGCCCACGCTGCCCACGGAGAGCCCAAGTACGTCATCTGCAATGCCGACGAGGGCGATCCCGGCGCGTTCATGGACCGCAGCCTGTTGGAGGCCAACCCGCACAGCGTTCTCGAAGGCATCATCATCGGCGCCTACGCTGTGGGCGCTTCCACGGGCTATATCTACGTCCGCAACGAATACCCCTTGGCGGTCAAGCATATCGGCCTCGCCCTGCAGCAGGCCAGAGAAGCGGGTCTGCTGGGCAAGAACATTCTCGGCTCTGGTTTCGACCTGGAGATCAAGATCAGCCGCGGCGGTGGAGCCTTTGTCTGCGGCGAGTCGAGCGCGCTGATGCGGTCGGTCGAGGGTCGCGTCGGCGAGCCCAGAGACAAGGACATCCACGCCACCGAGAGTGGCCTGTGGGACAAGCCAACGGTCCTGAACAACGTCAAGACCTGGGCCAGCGTGCCGCACATCATCAACCACGGTGCTGAATGGTACTCGTCCATCGGTACGGAGAAGAGCAAAGGCACCATGGTCTTTTCGCTGGTGGGCAAGATCAACAACACCGGGCTGGTTGAGGTGCCGATGGGCACCAGGCTGCGTGAGTTGATCAATGACATCGGTGGTGGTGTGCCGGGCGGCCGCAAGTTCAAGGCCGTACAGACCGGCGGGCCCTCTGGAGGCTGCATACCCGAAGAGCTGCTCGACCTGCCGGTCGACTATGAGGCGCTCACCGAGGCCGGCTCGATGATGGGCTCCGGCGGAATGATCGTGATGGACGACCGGACCTGCATGGTCGACGTGGCACGCTATTTCCTGGACTTTACGCGCGACGAGTCCTGCGGCAAGTGCACTCCCTGCCGCGAGGGAGTGCAGCGCATGTTCGAGACGCTCACCGACATCTGCGCGGGCCAAGGACAAGAGGGGGATATCGAGCTGCTGGAGGAGCTGGGGCACGTGGCTCAAGAGTCGGCCCTGTGTCAACTGGGCAAGACCGCCCCCAACCCGGTGCTGTCGACCATTCGCTATTTCCGCAGCGAGTACGAGGCGCATATCAAGGAAAAGAGGTGCCCCGCCGGAGTCTGCCGGGCCCTCATCCACTACTTTGTGATTACCGACAAGTGCACCGGCTGCGGAGTGTGCCGCCGGAACTGTCCCGAGTCAGCCATTGCCGGCGAGAAGAAGCAGCCCCACGCCATTGACCCGGCCAAATGCATCCGTTGCGGACTCTGCGCCGATGTGTGCAAGTTCGGCGCCATAGGAGTCGAGTGA
- the hndA_1 gene encoding NADP-reducing hydrogenase subunit HndA yields the protein MDLTKVDEAVQRNGADPSMLIAVLQEVQVAYNYLPKDALRRVACLLDIPPSRVYSVANFYRAFSLVPRGKHLIQVCLGTACHVRGADRILEQLERTLSVNPGGTTTDQQFSLETVNCLGACALGPVVVVDGEYHGRMTVSKVDGVLKAYRSGETSAASGSEAKAAAEREAAT from the coding sequence ATGGACCTGACCAAGGTAGACGAGGCAGTGCAGCGCAATGGCGCTGACCCTTCCATGCTCATCGCCGTTCTCCAGGAAGTGCAGGTAGCCTACAACTATCTGCCGAAAGACGCCCTTCGCCGTGTGGCCTGCCTGCTCGATATTCCTCCCAGCCGTGTCTACAGCGTGGCCAACTTTTATCGTGCCTTTAGTCTGGTACCCAGAGGCAAGCACCTGATCCAGGTCTGCCTGGGGACGGCGTGCCACGTTCGCGGCGCCGACCGGATCCTCGAGCAACTGGAGCGAACCCTCAGTGTGAACCCCGGCGGAACTACCACTGACCAGCAGTTCAGTCTGGAAACAGTGAACTGCCTCGGCGCCTGTGCGCTCGGCCCCGTGGTCGTGGTGGATGGCGAATATCACGGCCGGATGACCGTGAGCAAGGTGGACGGGGTGCTCAAAGCCTATCGGAGCGGCGAAACGAGCGCCGCGTCAGGTTCGGAAGCCAAAGCAGCGGCCGAGCGGGAGGCAGCAACGTGA
- the cooF gene encoding Iron-sulfur protein, translated as MKRIICEVEKCLGCKACQIACAVEHSASKDLVQAITEVPRPGYRVMVEYVEQMPIPLQCRHCDDAPCVRVCPTHCLTKEGDEGWVLADRDKCIGCMWCVMVCPFGAARMRKSDKVVLKCDLCVDRQSQGLEPACVAACPTHCLRFKTVEDIARDKRLSTAREVLAGKLPVSSGQG; from the coding sequence ATGAAGAGGATCATCTGCGAGGTAGAAAAGTGCCTGGGCTGCAAGGCTTGCCAGATCGCCTGCGCGGTCGAGCACTCGGCCTCGAAGGACCTGGTGCAAGCCATCACCGAAGTTCCCCGGCCCGGTTACCGCGTTATGGTCGAGTACGTGGAACAGATGCCCATCCCGCTCCAGTGCCGGCACTGCGATGACGCCCCCTGCGTGCGCGTTTGCCCCACTCACTGCCTGACCAAGGAGGGCGACGAGGGCTGGGTGCTGGCCGACCGCGACAAGTGCATCGGTTGTATGTGGTGCGTCATGGTGTGTCCCTTTGGGGCGGCGCGCATGCGCAAGTCGGACAAGGTCGTGCTCAAGTGCGACCTCTGCGTGGACCGGCAGAGTCAGGGCCTAGAGCCGGCCTGCGTCGCTGCCTGCCCCACTCACTGCCTGCGTTTCAAGACCGTGGAGGACATCGCCCGCGACAAGCGCCTCAGCACAGCCCGCGAGGTTCTGGCCGGCAAGTTGCCGGTCTCCAGCGGCCAGGGGTAG
- the fhs gene encoding Formate--tetrahydrofolate ligase — protein sequence MIVDIKSPTPSDLEIAQAARLRPIRDVAAEVGLTEDDLDYYGKYKAKVHLDVLQRFKDRPNAKYIDVTAITPTPLGEGKTTTTCGLSESLYYLGKKVITCIRQPSQGPTFGIKGGAAGGGYSQIVPMEDFNLHLTGDIHAVSAAHNLLAAAVDARIMHEDDESDDKLAKALCPDGKFAPWMFVRLKKLGINAKTPAELTPEERGRFFRLDIDPYGITLNRVVDISDRAIRNIVLGLGTKDDGRPRQSGYDISVASEVMAILMMSSDLKDLRARIGRMVIGTDKNRNPVTAEDLGVAGAMTVLMKDALMPNLMQTLSGGPAFVHAGPFANIAPGNSSIIADRLAVKMASGGYVVTESGFGADIGMEKFMDIKCRASGLIPNCVVIVATVRALKMHGGGPRVVAGVPLAAAYKEENIPLLEAGTGNLVAHIRTAKKFGVPVVVAVNRFSADTDKEIEVVRKAAVEAGAEGAYACTNWAQGELGTIDLANAVIEACEKPVDFKYLYPLDIPIKDKIEIIAKEVYGADGVLFEAAAQAKLKLYTELGYDKLPICMAKTHLSLSHNQDWKGVPKGYMLPVRDIRASVGAGFLYPLCGTMRTMPGLPSRPVFMDIDVDLETGRITGLM from the coding sequence ATGATTGTTGACATCAAGTCGCCTACCCCGAGCGACCTCGAAATCGCTCAGGCGGCTAGGCTGCGACCGATTCGCGACGTCGCAGCCGAAGTGGGCCTGACCGAAGACGACCTTGACTATTATGGCAAGTACAAGGCCAAGGTCCACCTGGATGTGCTTCAACGTTTCAAAGACCGCCCCAACGCCAAGTACATCGACGTCACGGCCATCACTCCTACTCCCCTCGGCGAAGGCAAGACCACTACCACCTGCGGCCTCAGCGAGTCGCTCTACTATCTGGGTAAGAAGGTCATCACCTGCATTCGCCAGCCCTCGCAGGGCCCCACGTTTGGCATCAAAGGCGGTGCCGCCGGTGGCGGCTATTCTCAGATTGTTCCCATGGAGGATTTCAACCTCCACCTCACGGGCGACATCCACGCCGTCAGCGCAGCGCACAACCTTCTGGCCGCAGCCGTCGACGCGCGCATCATGCACGAAGACGACGAGTCCGACGATAAGCTGGCCAAGGCCCTCTGCCCCGATGGCAAGTTCGCCCCCTGGATGTTCGTTCGCCTGAAAAAGCTGGGCATCAACGCCAAGACGCCGGCCGAGCTGACCCCCGAAGAGCGCGGCCGCTTCTTCCGCCTGGACATTGACCCCTACGGGATTACGCTCAACCGCGTAGTAGACATCAGCGACCGGGCCATCCGCAACATCGTTCTCGGCCTGGGCACCAAGGACGACGGCCGCCCGCGCCAGAGCGGCTACGATATCTCGGTTGCCAGCGAGGTAATGGCCATCCTGATGATGTCCTCCGACCTCAAGGATCTGCGCGCTCGCATCGGCCGCATGGTCATCGGCACGGACAAGAACCGCAACCCGGTCACTGCCGAGGATTTGGGAGTAGCCGGGGCCATGACCGTCCTGATGAAGGACGCGCTGATGCCCAACCTGATGCAGACGCTGTCGGGCGGGCCGGCCTTTGTGCATGCGGGGCCTTTCGCCAACATCGCTCCCGGCAACTCCTCGATCATCGCCGACCGGCTGGCAGTCAAGATGGCCTCGGGCGGCTACGTGGTCACCGAGTCCGGTTTTGGCGCCGACATCGGCATGGAAAAGTTCATGGACATCAAGTGCCGCGCCAGTGGCCTGATTCCCAACTGCGTGGTGATTGTCGCCACAGTGCGCGCGCTCAAGATGCACGGCGGTGGACCACGCGTAGTGGCTGGCGTGCCGCTGGCCGCAGCCTACAAGGAAGAGAACATCCCACTGCTCGAAGCGGGCACCGGCAATCTGGTGGCTCACATCCGCACGGCCAAAAAGTTCGGCGTGCCGGTAGTGGTGGCCGTCAACCGCTTCTCCGCCGATACGGACAAGGAAATCGAGGTGGTCCGCAAGGCCGCCGTGGAGGCGGGAGCCGAGGGTGCCTACGCCTGTACGAACTGGGCGCAGGGCGAGCTCGGCACCATCGATCTGGCCAATGCCGTCATCGAAGCCTGCGAGAAACCGGTCGACTTCAAGTACCTCTACCCGCTGGATATCCCGATCAAGGACAAGATCGAGATCATCGCCAAGGAGGTCTATGGCGCGGATGGAGTCCTCTTTGAGGCTGCTGCGCAGGCCAAGCTCAAGCTGTACACCGAGCTCGGCTATGACAAGCTGCCCATCTGCATGGCCAAGACCCATCTGTCACTGTCGCACAACCAGGACTGGAAGGGCGTGCCCAAGGGCTATATGCTGCCGGTGCGCGATATCCGCGCCTCCGTTGGTGCGGGATTCCTTTACCCGCTCTGCGGCACGATGCGCACTATGCCTGGCCTGCCATCCCGACCCGTGTTTATGGACATCGACGTAGACCTCGAGACCGGCCGGATCACAGGCCTAATGTAG
- the folD gene encoding Bifunctional protein FolD protein, which produces MTAILLNGRELAKTMQEEINAEVASFKAAHGVVPTIAVLRAGEDPASVSYAKAIEKAFGARGMGFALHALPESASQAEIVDLVARMNADPSVHGIMVQEPLPRGIDEAVVKEALSPQKDVDGVHPVNAGRLSQVAPVGRPPMVGPFFVPATPAGGLEILKRFKVELKGKHAVIVGRSNIVGKPMAMLLLRENATVTLCHSLTADLPAVCRSGDILCAAVGRAQMIKGDWIKPGAVVIDFGVNFVGEQMVGDVDFAAAQDVAGMITPVPGGTGPMTNVMLLRNVLEAATRQVR; this is translated from the coding sequence ATGACCGCGATTCTGCTGAACGGACGCGAATTGGCCAAGACGATGCAAGAAGAGATCAACGCCGAGGTGGCCTCTTTCAAGGCCGCTCACGGCGTGGTGCCTACCATCGCTGTGCTGCGCGCCGGCGAAGACCCGGCCTCGGTCAGCTATGCCAAGGCGATCGAAAAGGCCTTTGGGGCGCGCGGAATGGGCTTTGCCCTGCACGCCCTCCCCGAGTCGGCCTCACAGGCTGAGATCGTTGACCTCGTCGCCAGGATGAATGCGGACCCCTCTGTCCACGGCATTATGGTGCAGGAGCCGCTGCCCAGGGGCATCGATGAGGCAGTGGTCAAGGAAGCCCTCTCCCCGCAGAAGGACGTTGACGGAGTGCACCCGGTCAACGCCGGCCGACTCTCCCAGGTTGCACCGGTCGGCCGGCCCCCAATGGTCGGGCCATTCTTTGTTCCAGCTACCCCCGCCGGAGGGCTGGAGATCCTCAAGCGGTTCAAGGTCGAGCTCAAAGGCAAGCACGCCGTCATCGTGGGACGCTCGAACATTGTCGGCAAACCCATGGCCATGCTGCTGCTGCGCGAGAACGCCACAGTGACCCTCTGCCACTCGCTCACCGCCGACCTGCCGGCTGTTTGCCGCAGCGGTGATATCCTGTGCGCGGCGGTCGGCCGAGCGCAGATGATCAAGGGCGACTGGATCAAGCCCGGTGCCGTGGTGATCGATTTTGGGGTGAACTTTGTCGGCGAGCAGATGGTCGGTGACGTCGATTTCGCCGCCGCCCAGGACGTTGCCGGCATGATCACGCCTGTGCCGGGCGGCACGGGGCCAATGACCAACGTGATGCTCCTGCGCAACGTACTCGAAGCGGCGACCAGGCAGGTTCGCTAA
- the fchA gene encoding Methenyltetrahydrofolate cyclohydrolase: protein MLIDKPLNAFLDELASSAPAPGGGSAAALAGAVGAALVSMVANLTLGKKDYVNVQDDIQRLLKESEALRCKCQELLDADVAAYSEVSQVSKMPRDTDEQKATRSAAMQAALKNATAVPMELAQVCVDVLRLCPEATAKGNVRAVSDVGVAALMAEAGLRAAALNVLINLGSIKDEVFVGQERLKLMALLSGKPELKERVLKEVETKL, encoded by the coding sequence ATGCTGATTGACAAACCCCTCAACGCTTTCCTCGATGAACTGGCCAGCTCTGCCCCTGCCCCGGGTGGGGGCAGCGCCGCCGCACTGGCTGGCGCGGTCGGAGCCGCCCTGGTGAGCATGGTGGCCAATCTCACCCTGGGCAAGAAAGACTATGTCAACGTCCAGGACGACATCCAGCGCCTGCTCAAAGAGTCGGAGGCGCTGCGCTGCAAGTGCCAGGAACTGCTCGATGCCGACGTCGCGGCCTACAGCGAAGTATCCCAAGTCTCCAAGATGCCACGCGACACGGATGAGCAGAAGGCGACCCGCAGTGCGGCCATGCAGGCGGCCCTCAAGAACGCCACCGCCGTGCCGATGGAGCTGGCCCAGGTCTGCGTCGACGTTCTGCGTCTTTGTCCCGAGGCAACGGCCAAAGGCAACGTGCGCGCGGTGAGTGATGTGGGCGTGGCGGCATTGATGGCCGAGGCCGGGCTGCGCGCCGCTGCGTTAAACGTGCTGATCAACCTCGGCAGCATCAAAGACGAGGTTTTTGTCGGTCAGGAACGGCTCAAGCTCATGGCGCTGCTTTCCGGCAAGCCGGAACTCAAGGAGCGTGTGCTCAAGGAAGTCGAAACCAAACTCTAG